Genomic segment of Eleutherodactylus coqui strain aEleCoq1 chromosome 1, aEleCoq1.hap1, whole genome shotgun sequence:
CCAAACTGTCTAAGGGATTAGATGCTGGACAAGAGCTACTGTATGGCATGGTGTCTGGTTTCACGAAACTCAAATTAGAACTGTATTGTACATGTTGATGTCCatcacagctgttttgggggtgaTGGAGTGCTGTAGAAAGCTTTTGGTTTCCTGCTTTGCCGTGATGCATTTCAACTTGACCTGAGTAATACATCATGCCATCATTGGCATCAGACTGGGATTGAATAGGAGGCAGCACAGGCATTCTCCTAGGGCTAGATTCAGCTGAATGGTAAGATGGACTAAGTTGAGTAGGACTGCCCATGTATGTTGACTGGCTAGTTATGCTGTGTTGCCGACTTAATGGTTTTGGCCCACAGGGAGGATGTGGCATCATATCTACATTATAACTTTGATGTCCCGGACTACGCATGGTTTTCGAATGGCCTGACTGGTTATCATGTGGGTTTGGACTCAATAAGCTGTTTTGAGGTTGCTTGTTCTGGTAATTCATGTATTTGGGACTCATATACACTGGGGCATGAGGTGTATTCCTGTGCTGGTTTTGCCCCGTGTCAGCATCCTCCCCAGTACTGTTTACCATGGACATATTTTTAGGCTGCTGCTCCCACATTAGTGCTTGCTGAGACTGAACATAATTTCTGACCATCATTTCTTTGACTTGCATCATCGGTGTCTGTGACCTTTGTCCTTGAGGGCTTAACATGTTTGGGTTAAGGCCAACATTGTAGCAAAGGTTTTGTTGATTTTCCTGTTGTCCTTGATATTCACAGTTGGAATTCACAGGAGATAAGGCTACTGGATTCGACTGGTTGAAAGCATGCTGCTGCATGGAATGCTGCTTCATGTTCTGGCAGGACATCATTGAGGGCATGGGCTGATGAAATTGTTGTTCTGGTTTGATCTGAACCTGACCTAAGTGGTTGTATCTTTCATTATACATGCTCTGCTGTTGGCAAGAATTACTGCTTGCAAGGGGAACCTGTTTGTTTGTTTCTGAAGGTGGACTTGAGTATTGGTTATGACAATGATTCCCTGGTGACATATTTGGTGGTACCGTTTGGTGGTTCGCACTTTGGCCATTGGACATGTCCATGGTCGCTGAGCTTACTTCATGCCACTGCACAGGTAAACTCGAACTGCCAGTAACTTGCCTTGTATTCTGGAAAGACTGACCGTGAGCTGTCATTTGACACTGGTTTAAATCTGAGTTACTTAATACATTGCTCTGACAGGAATGGTTATTCGTATTCATGTGTATACCACCTAACGCTCTCTGAGAACTGGAGTATGCATTTTGATTTTGCATGTCTAACCCATGAAGCTGGTGGTTAAAATTCATGTGGTGATTGGTAGTCATTTGAGATCCTTGGCTTTGATAGTTAATATAGTGCTGCATTTCATTACCAACCATCATACTTCGTTCCTTATTCTGAGATGGTAGATCTGTGCTTGCTGTCTCCATGAACACATTCTCGGTGATGCTAGGTGGACGGggtgaaaaaatatgtctttgtaAATTCACATCAGATCCTCCATATGGCTGCTGATGTCCAAGAGTCTGTCGTCCCATCATCGATGTGTTCATATTTGACATACTCTTGAAGCGCTGCACTTTGGGTATTACTTGAGGATCTCCACAAGGTCTTGCAGGATCACTAGCTCTTCTTATTCCAGCCCCGGGTGCCTGAGAAGGATGAATTATTCCTGCACCATAACTGTGATATTCATTGTTGCTATGCCTTCTTTGGACATTATTAGATAGCGATGAAGAGATAGATGATCCACGGTAGTCACTGACCATGAAACCCATGCGATTATTAGCGCTTATTCTCTCCATGTTTGGAAGAGGAGTTGGAGGAGGTCCTCCAGttgctgcagcatattttgccTTAAGTCTATATTGCTGAGCTGGGGTAAGGCCTGGAAGACCATTGGTATTGGAATGTCTTGAAGTTTCGGATGCAGTTTGGTCATATGTATCCACCATATTTCCTACATCACCTGGTCTCTGATTGGAAAGATATGGTGACACCACTGAGGATCTACGGCTCACGGTATAAGCTGAGCTCACTGTACTCGTTGTGCTGTTACGTCTGTCATTCATTTGGCTCAAATGTTCATTAGATGTCAACTCCATGATGTTATTATTGTGGGGCAGACCACAAATATTCGGCAAATCTCCCTGAGAaactgaagaaaaaataaaaaatatttattccCAAAAATTTGCACACAAACACAGAGGTCATCTGCATTAATAAGTCTATTAAGGAATCTAGGGAAGTTTATTTGAAGTGGGATTGTCCCACAATACAATACCTTTGATCACAAGTCTTCTCTAACCTAGATTTAAAGAATTGTACAATTTCTGTATTTGAATTAGGACTGTGTACTTCCCTATGGGATACTAAATGCGTTCTCTTGGATTTTTACTATAGTTTGAGGTCTGATGCtaaggatccccaccgatcagctgatctccaGGCCCTCTGTTGACGTGGACAGCACTAGAAGAAGATAGAGCTGGCCGTACTGCAGCAGTTTGGTttagcactgcagacacagcttccATTCAACTCAATggtagctgtgcctgtagtaccaagctaGGCCACTAGAATGATGACGGTTCTATCTATTTCTATTGctgttcacactgacagcaggcctggaaatcagctgattgatggggatcctGAGTAGTGGACCCCGCTGTTCagctatttatggcctatcctgaggataggtcatcaatagtaaaagcccaggAGAACACTGAGATATATATTGCACAATGTACACCTATAGTAAAAACAAAATCGAGACCtataaggagttgtcggaatcgtatgaaactttatatgtgtgattgtaacgttgatataggtaagtgattacaatatcagagcaaaaggataatttattacgAAAACTGAACGCTTGAagacaggctctagtaccctgttccactgcctctagcttggatacaagatgtgatacggccaggcatgggggctctggtACCtcgttgtattgcctctagcttggatacaagatgtgatacaggcaggcatggaggctctagtaccctgttgtacctcctctagcttgaatacaagatgtaatacagatggcatggaggctcaattaccctgttgtaccgcctctagcttgaatacaagatgtgatatggatgtcatggaggctctagtaccctgttgtattgcctccagcttggatataacatgtgatataggtgggcatggaggctctagtacgctgttgtacctcctctagcttggatacaagatgtgataaagagggcatggaagctctaccactctgttgtactgcccctagctaggatacaggatgtgatacagccaggcatggaggctctagtactccattgtactgtctctagctggaatacaagatgtgatactggtgggcatggaagctctagtactatgttgggctgcctctagcttgaatacaagatgtgatacagatgtcatggaggctctagtaccctgttgtactgcctctagcttgaatacaagatgtgatatggatgtcatggaggctctagtaccctgttgtactgcctccagcttggatataagatgtgatataggcgggcatggaggctctagtacgctgttgtacctcctctagcttgaatacaagatgtgatatacagggcatggaagctctagcactctgttgtactgcccctagctaggatacaggatgtgatacggccaggcatggaggctctagtactccatTGTAGTGTCTcttgcttgaatacaagatgtgatacaggtgggcatgaaggctctagtaccctgttgtactgcctctagcttgaatacaagatgtgatactggtgggcatggaagctctagtactatgttgggccacctctagcttaaatacaagatgtgatatggatgtcatggaggctctagtatcctgttgtagtgcctccagcttggatataagatgtgatataggcgggcatggaggctctagtacgctgttgtacctcctctagcttgaatacaagatgtgatagagatgggcatgaaggctctagtactctgtagtATCCTCTCTATCTTGGATTCAAGACATGATACAGTTGGGAGTGGTGGCTCTATTACCCTATTGGGCACtgctagcttggatgcaatatgtgatatgggtgggcatggaggcatacatatTATTTTGTAGTTAACTTGCAATATAAAAAGCATATTTACCTGTGTTGTGGATTGCAGGTAGTTTTACACATTTTCCAGAAGTTGGCACTTTCCGCATTTGGTTCAGCTTGTCGATCCTGAGGTTCTCTAGTTTCCTCAGAGCTGAAGCTCCTGCAGTGCCAATGGACTCTACTGAAGGAATATCATCCAAGTTGGAAAGGTCCTCAAAACTCCCTCCTGTATTGGCATTCATTTCTACTCCACTGTCATTGTTGTTCGTGCTACCTAATGGAGACCTCTCACTGCTGCAAGATGACTGTCCACCGGGGCTAGCCTGGGACTTCTGCACAAAAAGAAGAATAGCCACAACAATACGTTAATGGGCTATTTTTTCACATGCCTTGCATTATCCTAAAAacgtttctttaaaggggttttctagttttAAACTATTGAGGAGTCGAGGACGTATGCTCAGAAATGGAAACCAGGTCAAAAGGAGACCAGAGTGGCTCTCTTTAATTCATTGATTCCTATGGTTCAGTCCAGGGTTCTGTCAACATGCTGTTTGCAGCAATTCGGGTAGAACCCTGGGAGTGAGTCAAGAGTTAGCCATACCCTATTGATTGCTTGCAACATTGTATCTCCTCATGTGCTCTCAAGTGAATAACATGACTACATTGCTCATAATTGCTAAAGGAAACCTGTcgccaactataagcaccataaactgagttgtagggtgcttatagtttaggtgatgtggaatctggggagcctcttttcatgcTCACCACAGAGAAGAGTCATGTTTGCTGTATGTGTGCTGACCTCGCCGTAGGACCCCACAGGAACAGGTGGAGTGAGTTAGTATGAAAAGAGGCCCCCCGTAATCCATGCCACCTAAGCTATAGGCACCATAACTTGACAAGTCCCTTTTGAACTAAAGAGcaacagagtgttagggcagcagaaatgcagtcctaagctctcactcacgacctgaaggttacaatCTCAGCATAGCTGGCTCAaaattgactcagcctttcatccttccgaggttggtacaatgagtacccagcttgctgggggggggggggggtaaaaaaatgactggggaaggcaatggcaaaccacccccgcAAAACAGATGTGATGTcatcctaggagtcagtcatgacttggtgcttgcaccagggaacttttcCTTACCCTTTTAAAGTAAAGGATTGTAAACActtaataaaataatttttaccAAGGACATATCTGGCACAGTTAGTCTTCCCTCCTCTTTCCGGTTCTGAGAGGAGCTTGATTCCAAATCTTGCTGGATATCACTCTTAATTCCTTGTGTCATGCCACCTTCGTGGGGCGCATGACTCCGTGGTTGACCATCTCCTCTGTGTTTCTTTGTGATGTGTGCCTCAGGACCATGAACTGTCTTCACATGCTTTCTGAGAGAGCTGGGATCTGTGTATCTCTTGGTACATCCTGGGATCTTGCATACATAGGGTTTCTAAATATAATGTAGATTGTTAAGTTGTGTTTCAATCATTTAACACTGTCATACAAATGGATGACTCCATTATATAAAGTTATACCATCCATCATACCTCATTAGAGTGAGTTCTATTCTGGTGTTTGGCCCGGTCCGAGGCATTAGAAAAGGCCTTGTTACACCCTTCATGTTCACATACATAAGGCTTCTCCCCAGTGTGGGACCGCAGGTGGGTTTTCAGGTTCTCAAGGCGTGAGTATGCTTTGTTGCAACCCTCAAActtaaaaggaaaagaaaacattCTAATCGCTTTTATCGCACCAACATATTCCTCAACGCTGTAGATAGATTGCCGTCACTCAAATTACTATCTGTCCCcaatggggctcacaatctaatatcccTATCTCAGACACACATGCTTATAGGCCAATTTCCTAGAGGTGGGAAGGAAGCAGTCCTCAGTAAATATGTGCAGTGTCAAGAAACAAATGTGGCAGTCTTCTACAGTAAATTActtaaggggttgtctcataaAGGCAACCCTATTATGGCATCTGAGAGGGGGGTCGCAAGTGAGGAACCCACCTCTGACCTAAAATGTGGAGCTGCTTTGTAGAACTTGAGATGTCACTGTATTACATGGACAGGCTATCATCTGAATGGCCTCTTTATAATACTACATTTCACCTGCAGTGGCCATTTTGGGAGAAATGCCTGGCTGTTTGTCCCTTCTTTCAGCAATATCATCTGTTTTTTGGGTGCGGGGAGTGTGACctggggtgatcagctgattgccttgGTTCCTAAAGATTGTCTCTATTGCCTTTAAGCTAAATGTACAAAACAAATGTAATAAGGCAGGCAATATAAGTAATAACTTCAAGCAATAATCATTACCTAAAGTCAGATTCAGAATAActccaatacaaaaaaaaacatatttttcccaATCTTACTATTGTAAATGACTAGCTCTATGTACATTACTACCTTTTCCCACTTATCTGCATCCCATGCAGTTCAAGCAGCACACATCCTCAGAGTTTAGCCCAGGACATGATCTACTTGTTTACAGCCTGATAACTTACTGTGCACTTGTGAGGCTTTTCTCCAGTGTGCCGCCTCATGTGGACCACCAGCATGTATTGGGCCTTGAAGGGTCTGAGCTCCCGAGAACATTCCTGCCAGTGACATACAAACTCTTTCTTCTCCCCGTGGATATGTTCATTGTTTATGTGCTGATAGAGAACAGTTGAATTACATTAGTAATTCATAGTAGTGATAATATAACGTCACAATTTTACAAAAGAGGTATCTGTGGCTTCCTTACATGTACAAGTTGTTCCTGGGTATCAAACTCCTTAGTGCAGCTCTCCCAATGGCAGTTTGTTTCGTAAACCATTTCAGGCTCATGTTTCCCATCCTCTTTTTCCAAGTCATCCCTTCCATCCAACAGGCCAAGTAATGGATcctattaaaaaatataacaaaaattgTTGTGCTATAAAAATTTAAAGTTGTCCAACATAATTTTTTCTTGTAAAACAAGGTTCCCCGTGCTGGAAAATAACAAATGAGCTAATACTCACCTCTTTCGGCTCCACGCATGTCCGGTGCCAACAACTCCAGATCTCTGCTGTGAAGtagtgtttacaggctgctgcagccaatcagagagcccAGAGTGGTTACAAAGGGTTTCTCTCAATCTGCAGGACCGATAATGTCCATGCATTACAGGGAGAACTTATTGATTTTAGTAGgctctgtgtaatgcttcatttcccctgtgatGGCATTGCAGAGGAATTGAATATTTGCTGCTGGCTTTACTGATTACAGCTTATTGTTGGGAGCTTTGTAAGGGAGAGGAGCTGCTTCCCTTACACAGTACAGAGAAAGGTCCTGAAACTTACTAGGCACTGCAGAGGTAGGTCCCTTTTCCCAGCAAGGTCCTGAAAAATTCCCAGTGACTATGAGAGAGCTGGGTGCAGCACAGCAGGCAGAGGGGCTGCTGGTGCCTGAAGGAAAAGGAGCAGAGCAGCTCAGGGACGGACTGGAGCATAAGGACAGGCAGTGTTGCGGCTGAACAGAGggagagtttaaaggggttgtctcgcgaaagcaagtggggttaagcacttctgtatggccatattaatgcactttgtaatatacatcgtgcattaaatatgagccatacagaagttattcacttacctgctccgttgctggcgtccccgttgccatggctccgtctaacttcggtgtcttcttgcttttttagacgcgcttgcgcagatctatcttctccattcggctcggcatcaccggcattttggctccgccccccttgtacgcgtcatcgcgaagctccgcccccgtcacatgtgccgattccagcctctgattggctggaatcggcacacgtgacgggggcggagcttcgcgatgacgcgtaaaagggggcggagccaaaatgccggtgatgccgagccgagccaaatggagaagatagatctgcgcaagcgcatctaaaaaagcaagaagacaccgaagttagacggagccatgacaacggggacgccagcaacggagcaggtaagtgaataacttctgtatggctcatatttaatgcacgatgtatattacaaagtgcattaatatggccatacagatgtgcttaaccccacttgctttcgcgagacaacccctttaacagctgtgaggggttaattctggtTTATGCTTTTAAATAGAgaaagataagtgtatttcacagaataattATGTGTTTATAATCTGCGTCTTCTTCTGCGAAAGGTTTAAGCTTAACCACATATACATGTAAGGGCTGATGCTTTAAAAATGGACTAcaaagactccattttgtctctttgcttgtctgctataatacatatataagtttgtATGGTTTTCAGCTTTCACTTAAGAAATATGTTAGATTTCAGTTAGAAtgatccacctggaaatattaattggattaccactaggtttctgtcctgttcttatctttaAATAATTCTTGTTGAAAGTTACTAACAAGCTTACAGGAATGTACTTCCCGATTAACACCTACACAGAggaggacatactgataagaggctgagatgttttaaatcaatatatgtgcttattaattttaattgtatctggcataaagccactcactTCGTAAAATCTTATAAAGATTGAGTACATTGTACAATAAACGGGCTTTTCTTTGGTTAACACATACGGTGTAGTGTCCTTTGAATTcctccgagtatactcgcatgattcaaactgattgggaagcagacagcatcagctgacgggtccccttgagacccctaacattacttggcgcccaacgtggggcagaagctaactccttacctgcagccgatacctgccgaccctgcctgccgaccagccggaccagaggccacgggaccccagatctacaaaacaccggcgtacggtaagcccttgacttgcccctccagctctgggctcccctgacttcagtcccgtgttgacaggaggttagtcactgcatgtttataggacgcttctgcctgtaattttacggtgttcttagtaaccgtgctagacggaagaacccttgtgtgtacattgccatgctgtctgctgaaaGTATTGAACTGATAGCTTTTTGTTGTGCTTTAactgccggactcataatgttagctgtaatttgttacAAGATTACTAAAGCTGCGTATAAAGGCGAGCCGTGCCCCCCCCTATCCCCGTAAGAAGGAAAGAGATTGCAAATAGTATTCGTGCCAGTTGCAGAAGGGACTAGTGACAAGTCCATAGTATTCCTGCCAGTACTTGGCAGAAGGGACATAGTATTCCTGCCAGTTGCAGAAGGGACTAGTAACAAGTCCATAGTTGAAATGGGGTGTGACCAGTCTAAGACTTATCTGACACCCATCGAGATAATAAgagagggggaagggaaggacatttgTAGGCAAGTCTATAAGATATACAAgcggataggacttagaaaatcgggaacctttaactatgagttctggcaacagtacggcaaaagacataataaaagaaataaaaatagagTCAAGGAAGGGATAAGAGGGCTctaagaacagacaatatggaaaacagctagaaaaatagcaaaagacagagaaagcaagttagccgtggggagagaatgtagtaagttgttgaagaaaagcaggtgtttaaaaCTTTGGGAGAATGGAGTCTTAaaccagcaagtttgggaaagattcagagatagtaaaAAGGTTGGATAAACGTATGTTAGtcagatggattgaggcaagtgtagatatggcagtaatgggttatcagagaaagggaaccCTTTTAGTCTGTGTTCCTctgtgacataaagcaagttcatgcagaatctgtggacaattatgtgacaaataactactattgtttgtcttgcatgtcttgatgttatgtaatctaatctttgttgtacgttttagtctccttcatacaagtgtaagaaagttataccccactcacatttTTGGGGGCTTtgaagaatacaagggttaaaaatgcagaaaatgttgcgctgttagaagctcttagcatgttttcttttctatgtgtttaactatttccTGCcgtttaaactaaaacaactttgttcagtctgtgtttcctagtctgtgcagagaaataaacTTTTtctaattactaatgattaatgctgtttaaagtctgaatattCTGGCTGCTttttaatatcttagctattattCTGTTTCACAGAGAGCTAAAATTCAGAGTCAGTTAGAAAAGGGGCTGTCATTCTCTGACCgattcagggtcatagaaagaAGGAAGCCAAGCGttaatgaaataagaaacttgtaatgaattacgtgaattatacggtcttaaaaatagaaaacatataggaattttaaggtatatttttgcttcttgtgtaaatgtcagttctgtgatttgTTGGatgtctatatcactgctaaatgctgttagtattgtactgtctctgagagaatgttctgtagaagaaacacgcaagtgttataattgcgGCAAGGCAGGCCACCTGGCCAAGAATTGCCATTGTCCCAAGAGACCCCGTGACTAGGAGACGGATCAGGGCGCCACTCCCAGCGGCAACGACGCGCCGCGTCGCCCGAATCCATCCCAATGAAGTCCCGTCAATCCCGCCCCGCTGTCCCTATTGGAAGCAGAAGACAGAGGCATTCAGATCTTTGAGCCTGTTTCCATAGGTGGTGGGGAAGTGCctttccttatagacactggggctacaaaatCCTGTCTTAGTTCACGGGTAATACGAGATCTTAATATCCCTGTTTCCACAGATAAGCAAATGGtacaaggggtttcaggagtgccaattcagttggcagaaactgaacccctAGAGGTtatgtttaaagggtcgcgatgcctcatgcgctttcttgtgctggaaggtcctgaaagcatattgggaactgacgtgatgggacccttgggatgttgtatcgaacttcacccgtccggtgaggctcgtatacacccccggtctgaaagtcacccgaccttctgtcgaatggcagcagacctagcgacacctctccctgtcctcaccctcacgcacgcagaggaacaagctcttagtgtcgttccttcgagcctttgggctaccagtaagacggacctcggcagactgtcagtcccaccggtaatggtttacctaaaagaaggggaaaaagcccccatggtctgtcagtaccccctggcacatgcccaggaagatgcaattgcagacaccgtCTCTTCTTCTTTATGTCAACTTGAAGCCCTCAAGGAATGTGtctccccagccaatacccctttgttcTCTGTTAAGAAAAAGggtataaagggccagccagactgtcagtatttgtttgtatttaccttcagaggaaagcagtactgttggacagtgctgccacaaggggctcagAACAGCCCAAAACcggttcaccagatgcatgaagctggtatcagacacctggccaattcccgagggcaccacactcttgtaatatgttaatgatttgcttttgtgtgctcctgacctgacaagttgcctcaatgcatcactaagccttttgtgtttcctccatcagagtagagtggctgcaaagccagcaaagacaaacttcagttctgcaagtcccacgtagtgttcctgggccactgcctaggtccaggtaccaaacacctgacgccggaacgcacgaaggtggtaagtgacatgcaacttcccacctaccatgcccagttgcgtaccttcttgggactggtctcatactgtcggccatggatacgctcttcctccatgaccatgcagcctctgtatgactgtttgggttcacggccatttgccctgaccccgcaggctgagtcagccttccatcagctgaaagtacagataaccagtgcacccgcactggggctgccagactatgacaaacctttccaaatgtacgtaactgagatggcgggacacgccacctcTGTACCGACACAAATGCATGGTatcaaaaagcgccctgtagcatactacagagCCCATTtggacgcggtggctagagggtctccatcatgcgtccgagcggttctagcagttcaggcactactggacaaaagttctgacgttgtactAGATCACACTATGGTGGTCtataccccacatgacatacatggtatcctgactcaggtaagccgtcgTCATCTGTCTCTTGCaagacagataaaaatggaactcgcagtgcattcctcctcgaacatctcattccaaaggtgcaccaccttgaatccagccaccttacttccattaggtggcgtagattcaaatgggggagtaagtacaggggatcagttgttttacaactccctgactgatGAGCAGGAGGCATTTGGCGCCGAagaccagcatgactgtgtggccctcatggcccagaAAATGGCTGGGTTCGCGCAtttcacagacaagcccctgcagaacccccagtttgagctgtttgtggatggatacagatacctgaatgacgaaggaaggtttgtaacaggttttgcagtagtcacactgaataagatacttgtacaaaaaccactgccaccacacatgtcagcgcaggaggctgagctccgtgctctaaccgaggcctgtacgattgcaaaaggtaccactgctaaaatctacactgactcctggtacgcctttggtattgcacacgattatggacccatctggcggtccaggagctttctcacggcacaaggcaagcccattaagaatggtgtatcagtaggtagattaatgcaggccatcattttgccagaacaggtggccataataaaggttaaagcacacacgcaggggcagtcaccagagagcaaggggatagggcagccaaggctgcagctcttctGAACAGGACGCAAGCCCCCGTGTGCTGTAAGTtagatcttggtcccaccactcttgttgatgtgGGATTTGGCGTCGCACAGGATGAagtggagca
This window contains:
- the LOC136586051 gene encoding zinc finger protein GLI1-like codes for the protein MMASRQCPPAMFNSMNPPMNSYVEHCYLRSPNVMAEGMNEMPYCHQSNLMTSQHGFSLAQNNEQMASADGSRFSTPRSSVKLSKKRAMSISPLSDASIDLQTMIRTSPNSLVAFINSRCSSANGSYGHLSIGTISPSLGYPNCLNHQRPQGASYGSNPLMSYNSHEHLSSRGVGVLQSRSSIKHCQLKSEPLSSTGLETMNSKRLEDGSEGDISSPASAGTQDPLLGLLDGRDDLEKEDGKHEPEMVYETNCHWESCTKEFDTQEQLVHHINNEHIHGEKKEFVCHWQECSRELRPFKAQYMLVVHMRRHTGEKPHKCTFEGCNKAYSRLENLKTHLRSHTGEKPYVCEHEGCNKAFSNASDRAKHQNRTHSNEKPYVCKIPGCTKRYTDPSSLRKHVKTVHGPEAHITKKHRGDGQPRSHAPHEGGMTQGIKSDIQQDLESSSSQNRKEEGRLTVPDMSLKSQASPGGQSSCSSERSPLGSTNNNDSGVEMNANTGGSFEDLSNLDDIPSVESIGTAGASALRKLENLRIDKLNQMRKVPTSGKCVKLPAIHNTVSQGDLPNICGLPHNNNIMELTSNEHLSQMNDRRNSTTSTVSSAYTVSRRSSVVSPYLSNQRPGDVGNMVDTYDQTASETSRHSNTNGLPGLTPAQQYRLKAKYAAATGGPPPTPLPNMERISANNRMGFMVSDYRGSSISSSLSNNVQRRHSNNEYHSYGAGIIHPSQAPGAGIRRASDPARPCGDPQVIPKVQRFKSMSNMNTSMMGRQTLGHQQPYGGSDVNLQRHIFSPRPPSITENVFMETASTDLPSQNKERSMMVGNEMQHYINYQSQGSQMTTNHHMNFNHQLHGLDMQNQNAYSSSQRALGGIHMNTNNHSCQSNVLSNSDLNQCQMTAHGQSFQNTRQVTGSSSLPVQWHEVSSATMDMSNGQSANHQTVPPNMSPGNHCHNQYSSPPSETNKQVPLASSNSCQQQSMYNERYNHLGQVQIKPEQQFHQPMPSMMSCQNMKQHSMQQHAFNQSNPVALSPVNSNCEYQGQQENQQNLCYNVGLNPNMLSPQGQRSQTPMMQVKEMMVRNYVQSQQALMWEQQPKNMSMVNSTGEDADTGQNQHRNTPHAPVYMSPKYMNYQNKQPQNSLLSPNPHDNQSGHSKTMRSPGHQSYNVDMMPHPPCGPKPLSRQHSITSQSTYMGSPTQLSPSYHSAESSPRRMPVLPPIQSQSDANDGMMYYSGQVEMHHGKAGNQKLSTALHHPQNSCDGHQHVQYSSNLSFVKPDTMPYSSSCPASNPLDSLDLENTQIDFTAIIDDTDQTSLMPHNLSQNGLPGSSQPSSHLSTPRHPTAMVPNMAVSDLNSMLSSLAGENKFLNTIS